The Maylandia zebra isolate NMK-2024a linkage group LG7, Mzebra_GT3a, whole genome shotgun sequence genome contains a region encoding:
- the terb1 gene encoding telomere repeats-binding bouquet formation protein 1 isoform X8: MFCWIISLHLAQNSSKCWRTATDCSARADYMTATELGQTLAQNSGCLDVLLNLFRATFPISTEATFQAANATQTYQLWTSVSSALCGCVNNPQNEEGQRICVAAFPVIKIWLQQLTFPQTEIFQPICTFIAMTVANNSCVQESFSACGGLETLALTLGRLASAADTSLLSCQLSVIISKTLSACITDNSSLASGLAQYGVVLHLFSLLASPHLDPEDRLPILLSLGYCTEASEKHQSQLIWCGGLPIIITLLTEDSSEEVRRAATFILQTCKKATMCSGVGDPIAKQAENVEAPKHIEEIRSSAREMLHRINLLEKRRDVEGKQEDTGLPNSHEGRDQISLPALNLPLHIPQNEGVETVPRNITERGNNGENKELTSGLSSHKETSEGDVRCSMCKGTGALMSSHILPLEGASKQLEANSQWFKPLFPVRYTKPSEIKCIEELQHTDMKNVIKAPVPYSRCAACVLPFEEVTSHTFESLQSSCHQSCDRHKVLREATKHFRMHHCRLVFEKEHQDPAEAERYSTAEPQQTCKNWTGPSEGEGKVINKNTLPEHRWRKHNGVTLVPLQRRAKKTTFASHNRTDIEMGGRSGHHNNLQKIGLDHSSTKRKRKDFSCEEVGYLLSGVKTYGFSWNLILWSYPFQPGRTNVDLAKKYRRLMKRKAQDASRADS, encoded by the exons ATGTTTTGTTGGATTATTTCCCTCCATTTAGCGCAAAACAGCAGTAAATGCTGGCGTACTGCGACGGACTGCTCAGCAAGAGCCGATTATATGACAGCTACAG aATTAGGACAGACTTTGGCTCAGAACAGTGGCTGCCTGGACGTTCTACTGAATCTCTTCAG GGCCACTTTCCCCATCTCCACAGAAGCCACTTTCCAAGCAGCTAATGCTACTCAAACTTACCAGCTTTGGACGTCTGTGTCTAGTGCTCTTTGTGGATGTGTAAACAACCCTCAGAATG AGGAGGGTCAGCGTATTTGTGTGGCAGCGTTTCCTGTGATTAAAATCTGGCTTCAGCAGCTTACTTTTCCACAGACTGAAATTTTTCAGCCAATATGCACATTCATAGCAATGACAGTGGCCAACAACT CCTGTGTTCAGGAGAGTTTTTCTGCCTGTGGGGGATTAGAAACTCTCGCTCTTACCCTGGGTCGTCTAGCTTCTGCTGCAGATACGAGCTTATTGTCTTGCCAGCTTTCTGTCATTATATCCAAGACTCTGTCAGCTTGCATCACTGATAACT CTTCTCTGGCTTCAGGTCTGGCGCAGTATGGCGTGGTCTTACACCTTTTCTCTTTGCTGGCTAGTCCACACTTGGACCCAGAAGACAGGCTTCCTATTTTACTAAGCCTTGGTTACTGCACTGAGGCCTCTG AAAAGCACCAGTCCCAGCTGATATGGTGTGGAGGGCTCCCCATTATCATAACTTTACTCACAGAGGATTCAAGTGAGGAGGTTAGGAGGGCTGCTACATTCATATTGCAAACTTGCAAAAAGGCCA CTATGTGCTCAGGAGTGGGTGATCCGATAGCAAAACAGGCTGAAAATGTGGAAGCCCCTAAACACATTGAGGAGATCAGGAGTTCAGCCAGAGAAATGCTACACAGGATTAACCTGCTAGAGAAGAGAAGG GATGTCGAGGGTAAGCAGGAAGACACAGGTCTACCAAATTCACATGAGGGGCGAGACCAAATATCTCTACCAGCTTTAAATCTGCCACTGCACATACCACAAAATGAGGGTGTTGAAACTGTCCCCAGAAACATAACTGAGAGGGGGAATAATGGTGAAAACAAGGAATTGACCTCTGGGTTAAGTTCTCACAAAGAAACCAGTGAAGGTGACGTCAGGTGTTCAATGTGCAAAGGTACTGGAGCGCTCATGTCTTCTCATATCCtgccactagagggagccagTAAGCAACTTGAGGCAAACAG tcagtgGTTTAAGCCACTATTTCCAGTGAGGTACACAAAACCAAGCGAGATTAAGTGTATTGAAG AGTTACAGCATACTGATATGAAGAACGTGATCAAAGCCCCAGTCCCTTATAGTCGTTGTGCAG CCTGTGTGTTACCTTTTGAGGAAGTGACCAGTCACACTTTTGAGTCTCTCCAAAGCTCTTGCCACCAAAGCTGTGACAGGCACAAGGTTCTCAGAGAGGCCACCAAGCACTTCAGAATGCATCACTGCAGGCTCGTGTTTGAGAAGGAGCACCAGGATCCCGCTGAGGCTGAGAGATATTCAACAGCAGAGCCACAACAAACCTGCAAAAACTGGACTG GACCTTCTGAAGGTGAAGGAAAGGTAATTAACAAGAACACTCTGCCTGAACACCGATGGAGAAAGCACAATG gcgTCACATTGGTTCCACTACAAAGAAGAGCTAAAAAGACAACATTCGCCTCTCATAACAGGACTG ATATTGAGATGGGAGGGAGGAGTGGTCACCATAACAATCTGCAGAAGATTGGCTTGGATCACAGTTCCACT aaaaggaagagaaaggaCTTCAGCTGTGAGGAGGTGGGTTACCTGCTGTCTGGAGTAAAGACGTATGGCTTCTCTTGGAACTTAATCTTGTGGTCATATCCCTTCCAGCCTGGGCGCACCAATGTTGACTTGGCCAAGAAGTACAGGCGACTAATG aaacGTAAGGCCCAGGATGCCAGCCGTGCAGATTCTTAA
- the terb1 gene encoding telomere repeats-binding bouquet formation protein 1 isoform X2 codes for MDKTKICSNRRNTIKTDLSLLLECLKFQMKCPDLQKQALLTIHSICEKREDNVDLLREMGGVAFVYNLSKSSIVHPDVKETALFTLGTLAEANVYCKNSLCKNEIFADLADCLMNEDVPLKQKRLSVYLLLVLVANNKLGQTLAQNSGCLDVLLNLFRATFPISTEATFQAANATQTYQLWTSVSSALCGCVNNPQNEEGQRICVAAFPVIKIWLQQLTFPQTEIFQPICTFIAMTVANNSCVQESFSACGGLETLALTLGRLASAADTSLLSCQLSVIISKTLSACITDNSSLASGLAQYGVVLHLFSLLASPHLDPEDRLPILLSLGYCTEASEKHQSQLIWCGGLPIIITLLTEDSSEEVRRAATFILQTCKKATMCSGVGDPIAKQAENVEAPKHIEEIRSSAREMLHRINLLEKRRDVEGKQEDTGLPNSHEGRDQISLPALNLPLHIPQNEGVETVPRNITERGNNGENKELTSGLSSHKETSEGDVRCSMCKGTGALMSSHILPLEGASKQLEANSQWFKPLFPVRYTKPSEIKCIEELQHTDMKNVIKAPVPYSRCAACVLPFEEVTSHTFESLQSSCHQSCDRHKVLREATKHFRMHHCRLVFEKEHQDPAEAERYSTAEPQQTCKNWTGPSEGEGKVINKNTLPEHRWRKHNGVTLVPLQRRAKKTTFASHNRTDIEMGGRSGHHNNLQKIGLDHSSTKRKRKDFSCEEVGYLLSGVKTYGFSWNLILWSYPFQPGRTNVDLAKKYRRLMKRKAQDASRADS; via the exons ATGGATAAGACTAAGATTTGCAGCAACCGGCGCAATA CTATTAAGACAGATCTCAGTTTGCTGCTGGAGTGTCTCAAGTTTCAGATGAAATGCCCCGATTTACAGAAACAAGCCCTTCTCACTATTCATTCAATCTGCGAAAAGAGAG AGGATAATGTGGACCTGCTAAGAGAAATGGGAGGTGTGGCATTTGTGTATAACCTCTCCAAATCCAGCATTGTTCATCCAGATGTTAAGGAGACTGCTCTCTTTACACTTGGCACACTGGCAGAGGCCAACG TCTACTGCAAGAATTCTCTGTGCAAAAATGAGATATTTGCAGACCTTGCTGATTGTCTAATGAATGAGGACGTCCCGCTGAAACAGAAGCGACTCTCTGTTTATTTGCTGCTTGTGCTGGTAGCCAACAACA aATTAGGACAGACTTTGGCTCAGAACAGTGGCTGCCTGGACGTTCTACTGAATCTCTTCAG GGCCACTTTCCCCATCTCCACAGAAGCCACTTTCCAAGCAGCTAATGCTACTCAAACTTACCAGCTTTGGACGTCTGTGTCTAGTGCTCTTTGTGGATGTGTAAACAACCCTCAGAATG AGGAGGGTCAGCGTATTTGTGTGGCAGCGTTTCCTGTGATTAAAATCTGGCTTCAGCAGCTTACTTTTCCACAGACTGAAATTTTTCAGCCAATATGCACATTCATAGCAATGACAGTGGCCAACAACT CCTGTGTTCAGGAGAGTTTTTCTGCCTGTGGGGGATTAGAAACTCTCGCTCTTACCCTGGGTCGTCTAGCTTCTGCTGCAGATACGAGCTTATTGTCTTGCCAGCTTTCTGTCATTATATCCAAGACTCTGTCAGCTTGCATCACTGATAACT CTTCTCTGGCTTCAGGTCTGGCGCAGTATGGCGTGGTCTTACACCTTTTCTCTTTGCTGGCTAGTCCACACTTGGACCCAGAAGACAGGCTTCCTATTTTACTAAGCCTTGGTTACTGCACTGAGGCCTCTG AAAAGCACCAGTCCCAGCTGATATGGTGTGGAGGGCTCCCCATTATCATAACTTTACTCACAGAGGATTCAAGTGAGGAGGTTAGGAGGGCTGCTACATTCATATTGCAAACTTGCAAAAAGGCCA CTATGTGCTCAGGAGTGGGTGATCCGATAGCAAAACAGGCTGAAAATGTGGAAGCCCCTAAACACATTGAGGAGATCAGGAGTTCAGCCAGAGAAATGCTACACAGGATTAACCTGCTAGAGAAGAGAAGG GATGTCGAGGGTAAGCAGGAAGACACAGGTCTACCAAATTCACATGAGGGGCGAGACCAAATATCTCTACCAGCTTTAAATCTGCCACTGCACATACCACAAAATGAGGGTGTTGAAACTGTCCCCAGAAACATAACTGAGAGGGGGAATAATGGTGAAAACAAGGAATTGACCTCTGGGTTAAGTTCTCACAAAGAAACCAGTGAAGGTGACGTCAGGTGTTCAATGTGCAAAGGTACTGGAGCGCTCATGTCTTCTCATATCCtgccactagagggagccagTAAGCAACTTGAGGCAAACAG tcagtgGTTTAAGCCACTATTTCCAGTGAGGTACACAAAACCAAGCGAGATTAAGTGTATTGAAG AGTTACAGCATACTGATATGAAGAACGTGATCAAAGCCCCAGTCCCTTATAGTCGTTGTGCAG CCTGTGTGTTACCTTTTGAGGAAGTGACCAGTCACACTTTTGAGTCTCTCCAAAGCTCTTGCCACCAAAGCTGTGACAGGCACAAGGTTCTCAGAGAGGCCACCAAGCACTTCAGAATGCATCACTGCAGGCTCGTGTTTGAGAAGGAGCACCAGGATCCCGCTGAGGCTGAGAGATATTCAACAGCAGAGCCACAACAAACCTGCAAAAACTGGACTG GACCTTCTGAAGGTGAAGGAAAGGTAATTAACAAGAACACTCTGCCTGAACACCGATGGAGAAAGCACAATG gcgTCACATTGGTTCCACTACAAAGAAGAGCTAAAAAGACAACATTCGCCTCTCATAACAGGACTG ATATTGAGATGGGAGGGAGGAGTGGTCACCATAACAATCTGCAGAAGATTGGCTTGGATCACAGTTCCACT aaaaggaagagaaaggaCTTCAGCTGTGAGGAGGTGGGTTACCTGCTGTCTGGAGTAAAGACGTATGGCTTCTCTTGGAACTTAATCTTGTGGTCATATCCCTTCCAGCCTGGGCGCACCAATGTTGACTTGGCCAAGAAGTACAGGCGACTAATG aaacGTAAGGCCCAGGATGCCAGCCGTGCAGATTCTTAA
- the terb1 gene encoding telomere repeats-binding bouquet formation protein 1 isoform X5 has product MFCWIISLHLAQNSSKCWRTATDCSARADYMTATAIKTDLSLLLECLKFQMKCPDLQKQALLTIHSICEKREDNVDLLREMGGVAFVYNLSKSSIVHPDVKETALFTLGTLAEANVYCKNSLCKNEIFADLADCLMNEDVPLKQKRLSVYLLLVLVANNKLGQTLAQNSGCLDVLLNLFRATFPISTEATFQAANATQTYQLWTSVSSALCGCVNNPQNEEGQRICVAAFPVIKIWLQQLTFPQTEIFQPICTFIAMTVANNSCVQESFSACGGLETLALTLGRLASAADTSLLSCQLSVIISKTLSACITDNSSLASGLAQYGVVLHLFSLLASPHLDPEDRLPILLSLGYCTEASEKHQSQLIWCGGLPIIITLLTEDSSEEVRRAATFILQTCKKDVEGKQEDTGLPNSHEGRDQISLPALNLPLHIPQNEGVETVPRNITERGNNGENKELTSGLSSHKETSEGDVRCSMCKGTGALMSSHILPLEGASKQLEANSQWFKPLFPVRYTKPSEIKCIEELQHTDMKNVIKAPVPYSRCAACVLPFEEVTSHTFESLQSSCHQSCDRHKVLREATKHFRMHHCRLVFEKEHQDPAEAERYSTAEPQQTCKNWTGPSEGEGKVINKNTLPEHRWRKHNGVTLVPLQRRAKKTTFASHNRTDIEMGGRSGHHNNLQKIGLDHSSTKRKRKDFSCEEVGYLLSGVKTYGFSWNLILWSYPFQPGRTNVDLAKKYRRLMKRKAQDASRADS; this is encoded by the exons ATGTTTTGTTGGATTATTTCCCTCCATTTAGCGCAAAACAGCAGTAAATGCTGGCGTACTGCGACGGACTGCTCAGCAAGAGCCGATTATATGACAGCTACAG CTATTAAGACAGATCTCAGTTTGCTGCTGGAGTGTCTCAAGTTTCAGATGAAATGCCCCGATTTACAGAAACAAGCCCTTCTCACTATTCATTCAATCTGCGAAAAGAGAG AGGATAATGTGGACCTGCTAAGAGAAATGGGAGGTGTGGCATTTGTGTATAACCTCTCCAAATCCAGCATTGTTCATCCAGATGTTAAGGAGACTGCTCTCTTTACACTTGGCACACTGGCAGAGGCCAACG TCTACTGCAAGAATTCTCTGTGCAAAAATGAGATATTTGCAGACCTTGCTGATTGTCTAATGAATGAGGACGTCCCGCTGAAACAGAAGCGACTCTCTGTTTATTTGCTGCTTGTGCTGGTAGCCAACAACA aATTAGGACAGACTTTGGCTCAGAACAGTGGCTGCCTGGACGTTCTACTGAATCTCTTCAG GGCCACTTTCCCCATCTCCACAGAAGCCACTTTCCAAGCAGCTAATGCTACTCAAACTTACCAGCTTTGGACGTCTGTGTCTAGTGCTCTTTGTGGATGTGTAAACAACCCTCAGAATG AGGAGGGTCAGCGTATTTGTGTGGCAGCGTTTCCTGTGATTAAAATCTGGCTTCAGCAGCTTACTTTTCCACAGACTGAAATTTTTCAGCCAATATGCACATTCATAGCAATGACAGTGGCCAACAACT CCTGTGTTCAGGAGAGTTTTTCTGCCTGTGGGGGATTAGAAACTCTCGCTCTTACCCTGGGTCGTCTAGCTTCTGCTGCAGATACGAGCTTATTGTCTTGCCAGCTTTCTGTCATTATATCCAAGACTCTGTCAGCTTGCATCACTGATAACT CTTCTCTGGCTTCAGGTCTGGCGCAGTATGGCGTGGTCTTACACCTTTTCTCTTTGCTGGCTAGTCCACACTTGGACCCAGAAGACAGGCTTCCTATTTTACTAAGCCTTGGTTACTGCACTGAGGCCTCTG AAAAGCACCAGTCCCAGCTGATATGGTGTGGAGGGCTCCCCATTATCATAACTTTACTCACAGAGGATTCAAGTGAGGAGGTTAGGAGGGCTGCTACATTCATATTGCAAACTTGCAAAAAG GATGTCGAGGGTAAGCAGGAAGACACAGGTCTACCAAATTCACATGAGGGGCGAGACCAAATATCTCTACCAGCTTTAAATCTGCCACTGCACATACCACAAAATGAGGGTGTTGAAACTGTCCCCAGAAACATAACTGAGAGGGGGAATAATGGTGAAAACAAGGAATTGACCTCTGGGTTAAGTTCTCACAAAGAAACCAGTGAAGGTGACGTCAGGTGTTCAATGTGCAAAGGTACTGGAGCGCTCATGTCTTCTCATATCCtgccactagagggagccagTAAGCAACTTGAGGCAAACAG tcagtgGTTTAAGCCACTATTTCCAGTGAGGTACACAAAACCAAGCGAGATTAAGTGTATTGAAG AGTTACAGCATACTGATATGAAGAACGTGATCAAAGCCCCAGTCCCTTATAGTCGTTGTGCAG CCTGTGTGTTACCTTTTGAGGAAGTGACCAGTCACACTTTTGAGTCTCTCCAAAGCTCTTGCCACCAAAGCTGTGACAGGCACAAGGTTCTCAGAGAGGCCACCAAGCACTTCAGAATGCATCACTGCAGGCTCGTGTTTGAGAAGGAGCACCAGGATCCCGCTGAGGCTGAGAGATATTCAACAGCAGAGCCACAACAAACCTGCAAAAACTGGACTG GACCTTCTGAAGGTGAAGGAAAGGTAATTAACAAGAACACTCTGCCTGAACACCGATGGAGAAAGCACAATG gcgTCACATTGGTTCCACTACAAAGAAGAGCTAAAAAGACAACATTCGCCTCTCATAACAGGACTG ATATTGAGATGGGAGGGAGGAGTGGTCACCATAACAATCTGCAGAAGATTGGCTTGGATCACAGTTCCACT aaaaggaagagaaaggaCTTCAGCTGTGAGGAGGTGGGTTACCTGCTGTCTGGAGTAAAGACGTATGGCTTCTCTTGGAACTTAATCTTGTGGTCATATCCCTTCCAGCCTGGGCGCACCAATGTTGACTTGGCCAAGAAGTACAGGCGACTAATG aaacGTAAGGCCCAGGATGCCAGCCGTGCAGATTCTTAA
- the terb1 gene encoding telomere repeats-binding bouquet formation protein 1 isoform X6: protein MFCWIISLHLAQNSSKCWRTATDCSARADYMTATVYCKNSLCKNEIFADLADCLMNEDVPLKQKRLSVYLLLVLVANNKLGQTLAQNSGCLDVLLNLFRATFPISTEATFQAANATQTYQLWTSVSSALCGCVNNPQNEEGQRICVAAFPVIKIWLQQLTFPQTEIFQPICTFIAMTVANNSCVQESFSACGGLETLALTLGRLASAADTSLLSCQLSVIISKTLSACITDNSSLASGLAQYGVVLHLFSLLASPHLDPEDRLPILLSLGYCTEASEKHQSQLIWCGGLPIIITLLTEDSSEEVRRAATFILQTCKKATMCSGVGDPIAKQAENVEAPKHIEEIRSSAREMLHRINLLEKRRDVEGKQEDTGLPNSHEGRDQISLPALNLPLHIPQNEGVETVPRNITERGNNGENKELTSGLSSHKETSEGDVRCSMCKGTGALMSSHILPLEGASKQLEANSQWFKPLFPVRYTKPSEIKCIEELQHTDMKNVIKAPVPYSRCAACVLPFEEVTSHTFESLQSSCHQSCDRHKVLREATKHFRMHHCRLVFEKEHQDPAEAERYSTAEPQQTCKNWTGPSEGEGKVINKNTLPEHRWRKHNGVTLVPLQRRAKKTTFASHNRTDIEMGGRSGHHNNLQKIGLDHSSTKRKRKDFSCEEVGYLLSGVKTYGFSWNLILWSYPFQPGRTNVDLAKKYRRLMKRKAQDASRADS, encoded by the exons ATGTTTTGTTGGATTATTTCCCTCCATTTAGCGCAAAACAGCAGTAAATGCTGGCGTACTGCGACGGACTGCTCAGCAAGAGCCGATTATATGACAGCTACAG TCTACTGCAAGAATTCTCTGTGCAAAAATGAGATATTTGCAGACCTTGCTGATTGTCTAATGAATGAGGACGTCCCGCTGAAACAGAAGCGACTCTCTGTTTATTTGCTGCTTGTGCTGGTAGCCAACAACA aATTAGGACAGACTTTGGCTCAGAACAGTGGCTGCCTGGACGTTCTACTGAATCTCTTCAG GGCCACTTTCCCCATCTCCACAGAAGCCACTTTCCAAGCAGCTAATGCTACTCAAACTTACCAGCTTTGGACGTCTGTGTCTAGTGCTCTTTGTGGATGTGTAAACAACCCTCAGAATG AGGAGGGTCAGCGTATTTGTGTGGCAGCGTTTCCTGTGATTAAAATCTGGCTTCAGCAGCTTACTTTTCCACAGACTGAAATTTTTCAGCCAATATGCACATTCATAGCAATGACAGTGGCCAACAACT CCTGTGTTCAGGAGAGTTTTTCTGCCTGTGGGGGATTAGAAACTCTCGCTCTTACCCTGGGTCGTCTAGCTTCTGCTGCAGATACGAGCTTATTGTCTTGCCAGCTTTCTGTCATTATATCCAAGACTCTGTCAGCTTGCATCACTGATAACT CTTCTCTGGCTTCAGGTCTGGCGCAGTATGGCGTGGTCTTACACCTTTTCTCTTTGCTGGCTAGTCCACACTTGGACCCAGAAGACAGGCTTCCTATTTTACTAAGCCTTGGTTACTGCACTGAGGCCTCTG AAAAGCACCAGTCCCAGCTGATATGGTGTGGAGGGCTCCCCATTATCATAACTTTACTCACAGAGGATTCAAGTGAGGAGGTTAGGAGGGCTGCTACATTCATATTGCAAACTTGCAAAAAGGCCA CTATGTGCTCAGGAGTGGGTGATCCGATAGCAAAACAGGCTGAAAATGTGGAAGCCCCTAAACACATTGAGGAGATCAGGAGTTCAGCCAGAGAAATGCTACACAGGATTAACCTGCTAGAGAAGAGAAGG GATGTCGAGGGTAAGCAGGAAGACACAGGTCTACCAAATTCACATGAGGGGCGAGACCAAATATCTCTACCAGCTTTAAATCTGCCACTGCACATACCACAAAATGAGGGTGTTGAAACTGTCCCCAGAAACATAACTGAGAGGGGGAATAATGGTGAAAACAAGGAATTGACCTCTGGGTTAAGTTCTCACAAAGAAACCAGTGAAGGTGACGTCAGGTGTTCAATGTGCAAAGGTACTGGAGCGCTCATGTCTTCTCATATCCtgccactagagggagccagTAAGCAACTTGAGGCAAACAG tcagtgGTTTAAGCCACTATTTCCAGTGAGGTACACAAAACCAAGCGAGATTAAGTGTATTGAAG AGTTACAGCATACTGATATGAAGAACGTGATCAAAGCCCCAGTCCCTTATAGTCGTTGTGCAG CCTGTGTGTTACCTTTTGAGGAAGTGACCAGTCACACTTTTGAGTCTCTCCAAAGCTCTTGCCACCAAAGCTGTGACAGGCACAAGGTTCTCAGAGAGGCCACCAAGCACTTCAGAATGCATCACTGCAGGCTCGTGTTTGAGAAGGAGCACCAGGATCCCGCTGAGGCTGAGAGATATTCAACAGCAGAGCCACAACAAACCTGCAAAAACTGGACTG GACCTTCTGAAGGTGAAGGAAAGGTAATTAACAAGAACACTCTGCCTGAACACCGATGGAGAAAGCACAATG gcgTCACATTGGTTCCACTACAAAGAAGAGCTAAAAAGACAACATTCGCCTCTCATAACAGGACTG ATATTGAGATGGGAGGGAGGAGTGGTCACCATAACAATCTGCAGAAGATTGGCTTGGATCACAGTTCCACT aaaaggaagagaaaggaCTTCAGCTGTGAGGAGGTGGGTTACCTGCTGTCTGGAGTAAAGACGTATGGCTTCTCTTGGAACTTAATCTTGTGGTCATATCCCTTCCAGCCTGGGCGCACCAATGTTGACTTGGCCAAGAAGTACAGGCGACTAATG aaacGTAAGGCCCAGGATGCCAGCCGTGCAGATTCTTAA